In the genome of Mauremys mutica isolate MM-2020 ecotype Southern chromosome 8, ASM2049712v1, whole genome shotgun sequence, one region contains:
- the SH3GLB1 gene encoding endophilin-B1 isoform X4, with amino-acid sequence MNNPELLGQYMIDAGNEFGPGTAYGNALIKCGETQKRIGTADRELIQTSAINFLTPLRNFIEGDYKTITKERKLLQNKRLDLDAAKTRLKKAKVAEAKAAIWAEEVTKSEQEVRITQSEFDRQAEITRLLLEGINSTHAHHLRCLTDFVDAQMTYYAQCYQYMLDLQKQLGSFPSTFRSNNNQSSSTPVPSVSAPSVLASASASLPSVSNSVVTSGFNELKASSGSRKARVLYDYDAANSSELSLLADEVIRVYSVPGMDSDWLMGERGNQKGKVPITYLELLN; translated from the exons ATGAATAACCCAGAACTACTAGGCCAGTATATGATTGATGCAGGGAATGAGTTTGGCCCAGGAACAGCATACG GAAATGCACTAATTAAATGCGGAGAAACACAAAAGCGAATTGGAACAGCAGATAGAGAACTAATTCAAACATCTGCTATAAACTTCCTCACTCCTCTAAGAAATTTTATAGAAGGAGATTATAAAACAATTACT AAAGAACGCAAACTATTGCAAAATAAAAGACTAGATTTGGATGCAGCAAAAACCAGACTGAAGAAGGCAAAAGTTGCAGAAGCTAAAGCTGCA ATTTGGGCAGAGGAAGTGACAAAA TCTGAACAGGAAGTACGAATAACTCAGAGTGAATTTGACCGTCAAGCAGAGATTACTAGACTGCTGCTGGAAGGCATCAACAGCACACAT GCACATCATCTTCGCTGTCTGACAGATTTTGTTGACGCTCAGATGACCTATTATGCACAATGTTACCAATATATGTTGGACCTCCAGAAACAACTTGGAAG CTTTCCATCTACCTTCCGCTCTAACAATAATCAGTCTTCCTCAACCCCAGTGCCAAGTGTTTCTGCTCCCTCAGTCTTGGCTTCTGCCTCTGCTTCATTGCCTTCAGTAAGCAATTCAGTAGTTACTTCAGGCTTCAATGAACTGAAAGCATCAAGTGGCAGCAGGAAAGCTAGAGTTCTCTATGATTATGATGCTGCAAACAGCAGTGAACTATCACTTCTTGCAGATGAG gtgATCAGAGTGTACAGTGTCCCTGGAATGGATTCAGACTGGCTGATGGGTGAAAGGGGAAATCAGAAGGGCAAAGTGCCTATTACTTACTTAGAACTGCTAAACTAA
- the SH3GLB1 gene encoding endophilin-B1 isoform X2 codes for MKQTEVLLQPNPNARIEEFVYEKLDRKAPSRMNNPELLGQYMIDAGNEFGPGTAYGNALIKCGETQKRIGTADRELIQTSAINFLTPLRNFIEGDYKTITKERKLLQNKRLDLDAAKTRLKKAKVAEAKAAIWAEEVTKSEQEVRITQSEFDRQAEITRLLLEGINSTHAHHLRCLTDFVDAQMTYYAQCYQYMLDLQKQLGSFPSTFRSNNNQSSSTPVPSVSAPSVLASASASLPSVSNSVVTSGFNELKASSGSRKARVLYDYDAANSSELSLLADEVIRVYSVPGMDSDWLMGERGNQKGKVPITYLELLN; via the exons atgcTAGAATAGAAGAATTTGTCTACGAGAAGCTGGACCGCAAAGCACCAAGTCGTATGAATAACCCAGAACTACTAGGCCAGTATATGATTGATGCAGGGAATGAGTTTGGCCCAGGAACAGCATACG GAAATGCACTAATTAAATGCGGAGAAACACAAAAGCGAATTGGAACAGCAGATAGAGAACTAATTCAAACATCTGCTATAAACTTCCTCACTCCTCTAAGAAATTTTATAGAAGGAGATTATAAAACAATTACT AAAGAACGCAAACTATTGCAAAATAAAAGACTAGATTTGGATGCAGCAAAAACCAGACTGAAGAAGGCAAAAGTTGCAGAAGCTAAAGCTGCA ATTTGGGCAGAGGAAGTGACAAAA TCTGAACAGGAAGTACGAATAACTCAGAGTGAATTTGACCGTCAAGCAGAGATTACTAGACTGCTGCTGGAAGGCATCAACAGCACACAT GCACATCATCTTCGCTGTCTGACAGATTTTGTTGACGCTCAGATGACCTATTATGCACAATGTTACCAATATATGTTGGACCTCCAGAAACAACTTGGAAG CTTTCCATCTACCTTCCGCTCTAACAATAATCAGTCTTCCTCAACCCCAGTGCCAAGTGTTTCTGCTCCCTCAGTCTTGGCTTCTGCCTCTGCTTCATTGCCTTCAGTAAGCAATTCAGTAGTTACTTCAGGCTTCAATGAACTGAAAGCATCAAGTGGCAGCAGGAAAGCTAGAGTTCTCTATGATTATGATGCTGCAAACAGCAGTGAACTATCACTTCTTGCAGATGAG gtgATCAGAGTGTACAGTGTCCCTGGAATGGATTCAGACTGGCTGATGGGTGAAAGGGGAAATCAGAAGGGCAAAGTGCCTATTACTTACTTAGAACTGCTAAACTAA